Proteins encoded in a region of the Streptomyces violaceoruber genome:
- a CDS encoding DUF2786 domain-containing protein, with protein sequence MSTPRTVDRAFETALYDTADDALDTAASLLAADPAADAELARRGREFVATAWRRGWQPADLVRIVRRELDDVHVRLVAALILAQAPDDRARGPRWAAQLDDLPGGDGAAPPRTDRFSHATAVLELYRLLLRLPGLEPLEAGEGPRGGRGNRPESRALARIRALLAKAEATGYPEEAEALSAKAQELMARHSVDEALLAAQAHGHASSPDTPGACRIGVEPPYEQAKAVLLDAVADANHCGAVWNEPFGFSTVVGFEADLEAVELLYTSLLVQAEAAMTKAEAGQRAGGRKRTKTFRQSFLAAYAHRAGTRLRAAAQAATRAATEAATEAATTGASGPADADLLPVLASREAAVTDRMERMFPQTTTTRLRGAADAAGWTEGTRAADAARVGRQRPLERTRRPEPRSGSDAGGRQSRRQ encoded by the coding sequence GTGAGTACGCCCCGCACCGTCGACCGTGCCTTCGAGACCGCCCTGTACGACACCGCCGACGACGCCCTCGACACCGCGGCCTCGCTGCTCGCGGCCGATCCGGCGGCGGACGCGGAACTGGCCCGGCGCGGTCGGGAGTTCGTGGCCACGGCCTGGCGGCGCGGCTGGCAGCCCGCCGACCTCGTACGGATCGTGCGCCGCGAACTGGACGATGTCCACGTACGGCTGGTGGCCGCGCTGATCCTCGCCCAGGCGCCCGACGACCGTGCGCGCGGTCCGCGCTGGGCCGCGCAGCTCGACGACCTGCCGGGCGGGGACGGGGCGGCGCCGCCCCGCACCGACCGCTTCTCGCACGCCACCGCCGTACTGGAGCTGTACCGCCTGCTGCTGCGGCTGCCCGGTCTGGAGCCGCTGGAGGCGGGGGAGGGCCCGCGCGGGGGCCGGGGGAACCGGCCGGAGTCCCGTGCCCTCGCCCGCATCCGCGCGCTGCTCGCCAAGGCGGAGGCGACCGGGTACCCGGAGGAGGCGGAGGCGCTGAGCGCGAAGGCGCAGGAGCTGATGGCACGGCACAGCGTCGACGAGGCACTGCTGGCCGCGCAGGCGCACGGCCACGCGTCCTCGCCCGACACGCCGGGGGCCTGCCGGATCGGGGTGGAGCCGCCCTACGAGCAGGCCAAGGCCGTGCTGCTGGACGCGGTGGCGGACGCCAACCACTGCGGGGCCGTGTGGAACGAGCCCTTCGGCTTCTCCACAGTCGTCGGTTTCGAGGCCGACCTGGAGGCGGTCGAACTCCTCTACACCTCCCTGCTGGTGCAGGCCGAGGCCGCGATGACGAAGGCGGAGGCCGGTCAGCGGGCCGGCGGGCGCAAGCGCACCAAGACCTTCCGGCAGTCGTTCCTCGCCGCCTACGCCCACCGCGCGGGCACCAGGCTGCGGGCCGCGGCGCAGGCAGCCACGCGAGCGGCCACGGAAGCGGCGACGGAAGCGGCCACGACGGGGGCGTCGGGGCCCGCGGACGCGGACCTCCTGCCGGTGCTCGCCTCCCGCGAGGCCGCGGTCACCGACCGGATGGAGCGCATGTTCCCGCAGACCACCACCACCCGTCTGCGCGGCGCCGCGGACGCGGCCGGCTGGACGGAGGGCACCCGCGCGGCCGACGCCGCCCGGGTCGGCCGCCAACGGCCGCTGGAGCGGACGCGGCGACCTGAGCCGCGCTCAGGATCCGATGCCGGCGGTCGGCAGTCCCGGCGGCAGTGA
- a CDS encoding AMP-binding protein: MSRQHGTTQTRFSTYTEALLDVLSAAPSRPVLTTADGSVISAGALREQVCRLGGELERRGVGRGDTVGLLTGNSADGLAARYAANLTGARVVMLYEGMSTSVMARILASVDGALLLVDDLRHDVARELLPLPGVPPVLSLGPSDFAEDVLAAAARHPTRAMRPTRAPVGPDDDWRIGYTGGTTGIPKGIRMSHGSYRRSLERRLTGAGDPPRFLACTSLAHLAGIFADTALLEGGSVVLRHDFEPGDVLATVERERITHTWLLPPLLYRLLDHPDLSATDLSSLSRVTYGGTTAAPTRLRQAAGLLGPVLYGLYGQAEAQLISETGPDEQELTGREGHPTVGRAVPGVEILVQDTDGTPMKPGTPGEVLVRSPYAMHGYWKQPELTREVLRDGWVHTGDVGYLDENGYLYVVDRIKEMIVVVGGHVYPAELEALLLNHPSVAQCTVFGSRDEESVEHVHAAVVPVRGHTPSLEEIRAFVTARKGHLYAPETVHLVPAIPLTAVGKPDKRRLRSLLPG; this comes from the coding sequence ATGAGCCGACAACACGGCACCACGCAGACGCGTTTCAGCACCTACACGGAGGCGCTCCTCGACGTCCTGTCCGCCGCACCGTCCCGGCCGGTCCTGACGACCGCCGATGGATCGGTGATCAGCGCGGGGGCGTTGCGGGAGCAGGTCTGCCGGCTCGGCGGGGAACTGGAGCGGCGCGGCGTGGGCAGGGGCGACACGGTCGGCCTGCTCACCGGCAACAGCGCCGACGGCCTTGCCGCCCGCTACGCCGCCAACCTCACCGGTGCACGGGTGGTCATGCTCTACGAGGGCATGAGCACGTCGGTCATGGCCCGCATCCTGGCGAGCGTGGACGGCGCCCTTCTGCTGGTGGACGACCTGCGGCACGACGTGGCACGGGAGCTGCTGCCGCTGCCCGGTGTTCCTCCGGTGCTGTCCCTGGGCCCGAGCGACTTCGCCGAGGACGTACTGGCCGCGGCCGCCCGGCATCCGACGCGCGCGATGCGTCCGACGCGCGCTCCGGTGGGTCCGGACGACGACTGGCGCATCGGCTACACCGGCGGGACCACGGGGATTCCCAAGGGCATCCGGATGAGCCACGGCTCCTACCGAAGGAGCCTCGAACGCAGGCTCACCGGCGCCGGCGACCCGCCCCGCTTCCTGGCCTGCACCTCCCTCGCCCATCTCGCCGGGATCTTCGCCGACACGGCCCTCCTGGAGGGCGGATCGGTCGTCCTGCGGCACGACTTCGAGCCGGGGGACGTGCTGGCCACGGTCGAGCGCGAGCGCATCACGCACACCTGGTTGCTGCCGCCCCTGCTGTACCGGCTGCTGGACCACCCGGACCTGTCCGCCACCGACCTCTCCAGCCTGAGCCGCGTCACCTACGGCGGCACCACCGCCGCACCGACCAGGCTGCGGCAGGCGGCCGGACTCCTGGGCCCCGTGCTGTACGGCCTGTACGGTCAGGCCGAGGCTCAGCTCATCTCGGAAACGGGCCCCGACGAGCAGGAGCTGACCGGCCGCGAGGGCCACCCGACGGTCGGCCGGGCCGTACCCGGCGTCGAGATCCTCGTACAGGACACCGACGGCACGCCCATGAAGCCCGGGACGCCCGGCGAGGTACTGGTGCGCTCGCCCTACGCGATGCACGGCTACTGGAAGCAGCCCGAACTGACCCGTGAGGTACTGCGCGACGGCTGGGTGCACACCGGGGACGTCGGCTACCTCGACGAGAACGGCTATCTCTACGTCGTGGACCGGATCAAGGAGATGATCGTGGTCGTCGGCGGCCACGTCTATCCGGCGGAGCTGGAGGCCCTGCTGCTGAACCACCCCTCCGTCGCCCAGTGCACGGTCTTCGGCAGCCGGGACGAGGAATCGGTGGAGCACGTCCACGCCGCCGTGGTGCCCGTGCGCGGACACACGCCGTCACTCGAGGAGATCCGCGCCTTCGTCACCGCCCGCAAGGGGCACCTCTACGCCCCCGAGACCGTGCACCTGGTCCCCGCCATCCCCCTGACCGCGGTCGGCAAACCGGACAAGCGGCGACTGCGGTCCCTGCTGCCGGGCTGA
- a CDS encoding DUF6907 domain-containing protein has translation MTVRTLDHGDVTLPEPSWCLGRHDQDVYRSDIWHEGEEVPLLVTTPCHGRVPLLRATVVQKPFATDTAVRLAVGIDGEAHELSSREVRGLAGELVSLGRGLGWLADRVAAFEAGDAS, from the coding sequence GTGACGGTCCGAACCCTGGACCACGGGGACGTAACGCTGCCGGAACCGTCCTGGTGCCTCGGACGGCACGACCAGGACGTCTACCGGTCGGACATCTGGCACGAGGGCGAGGAGGTCCCGCTCCTCGTGACGACGCCGTGCCACGGCCGGGTGCCGCTGCTGCGGGCGACGGTCGTGCAGAAGCCGTTCGCGACGGACACGGCGGTGCGTCTGGCGGTCGGCATCGACGGCGAGGCGCACGAGCTGTCCTCGCGCGAGGTGCGCGGCCTGGCCGGTGAACTCGTGTCGCTGGGCCGCGGCCTCGGATGGCTCGCCGACCGCGTCGCAGCGTTCGAGGCGGGTGATGCGTCATGA
- a CDS encoding bifunctional 3'-5' exonuclease/DNA polymerase, translating into MAERWALAVAEGGGVEVAPLGPDGLPTGPVRREPGLAEAVRARPDVARWVWRSTAETAPRLLAAGVRVERCYDVEAAETLLLGHEGRYGEPRSAAAALARLRGGPVPPDPPQRSAEPGAQSSLFEPQAVHLPLSDLLAVYAEQQRRHDRSALPDRLRLLTAAESAGMLVAAEMNRAGLPWRADVHREVLHDLLGERYAGGGEPRRLAELAEEVSAAFGRRVRPDLPADVVKAFGQAGVKVGSTRRWELESLDHPAVKPLIEYKKLYRIWVAHGWSWLQDWVRDGRFRPEFLAGGTVTGRWVTNGGGGLQIPKVIRRAVVADPGWRLVVADADQMEPRVLAAISRDPGLMEVAGRETDLYQSVSDRAFSGDRDQAKLAVLGAVYGQTSGDGLKNLAALRRRFPRAVAYVDDAARAGEEGRLVRTWLGRTCPPAAGAADGTEEAGLPQDEAADAGDRAQEWVPGYASTNARARGRFARNFVVQGSAADWALLLLAALRQTCADMAAELVFFQHDEVIVHCPEEEAATVVAAIRDAAELAGRLTFGATPVRFPFTTAVVECYADAK; encoded by the coding sequence ATGGCCGAGAGGTGGGCGCTCGCGGTGGCCGAGGGCGGTGGCGTGGAGGTCGCCCCCCTCGGCCCCGACGGGCTGCCCACCGGGCCCGTGCGGCGGGAGCCCGGTCTCGCCGAGGCCGTCCGGGCCAGGCCGGACGTCGCGCGCTGGGTGTGGCGGTCCACCGCCGAGACCGCGCCACGCCTGCTCGCCGCGGGGGTGCGGGTGGAGCGGTGCTACGACGTGGAGGCCGCCGAGACCCTCCTGCTCGGCCACGAGGGGCGGTACGGGGAGCCCCGCTCGGCCGCGGCCGCCCTGGCCCGGCTGCGCGGCGGCCCCGTACCGCCCGACCCGCCGCAGCGCTCCGCCGAGCCCGGCGCGCAGTCCTCGCTGTTCGAGCCCCAGGCCGTCCACCTTCCCCTGTCCGACCTGCTCGCCGTCTACGCCGAGCAGCAGCGCCGGCACGACCGCTCGGCCCTGCCCGACCGGCTGCGGCTGCTGACGGCGGCCGAGTCGGCGGGGATGCTGGTGGCCGCCGAGATGAACCGCGCGGGGCTGCCCTGGCGGGCCGACGTCCACCGCGAGGTCCTGCACGACCTGCTGGGCGAGCGGTATGCGGGCGGGGGCGAGCCGCGCCGTCTGGCCGAGCTGGCGGAGGAGGTGTCGGCGGCGTTCGGCCGCCGGGTGCGGCCCGATCTGCCCGCGGACGTGGTCAAGGCGTTCGGGCAGGCGGGCGTGAAGGTCGGCTCCACCCGCCGGTGGGAGCTGGAGTCGCTGGACCACCCGGCCGTGAAACCGCTGATCGAGTACAAGAAGCTGTACCGGATCTGGGTCGCCCACGGCTGGTCCTGGCTCCAGGACTGGGTGCGCGACGGCCGCTTCCGCCCCGAGTTCCTGGCCGGCGGCACCGTGACCGGACGCTGGGTGACCAACGGCGGGGGCGGGCTGCAGATCCCCAAGGTGATCCGGCGGGCCGTCGTCGCCGACCCGGGCTGGCGGCTGGTCGTCGCCGACGCCGACCAGATGGAGCCGCGCGTGCTCGCGGCGATCTCCCGCGACCCCGGCCTGATGGAGGTGGCCGGCCGGGAGACCGACCTCTACCAGTCCGTCTCCGACCGCGCCTTCTCCGGCGACCGCGACCAGGCCAAGCTCGCCGTGCTCGGAGCGGTCTACGGCCAGACGTCCGGCGACGGCCTGAAGAACCTCGCCGCGCTCAGACGCCGCTTCCCCAGGGCTGTGGCGTACGTCGACGACGCGGCGCGCGCGGGCGAGGAGGGCCGGCTCGTGCGCACCTGGCTGGGGCGCACCTGCCCGCCCGCGGCCGGCGCGGCCGACGGCACCGAGGAGGCGGGCCTGCCGCAGGACGAGGCCGCCGACGCCGGGGACCGCGCCCAGGAGTGGGTGCCGGGGTACGCCTCCACCAACGCCCGCGCGCGGGGCCGCTTCGCCCGCAACTTCGTCGTCCAGGGCAGCGCCGCCGACTGGGCCCTGCTCCTGCTCGCGGCCCTGCGGCAGACCTGCGCGGACATGGCGGCCGAGCTGGTCTTCTTCCAGCACGACGAGGTGATCGTGCACTGTCCCGAGGAGGAGGCCGCCACCGTCGTCGCGGCGATCCGGGACGCGGCGGAGCTGGCGGGGCGGCTGACGTTCGGTGCGACCCCGGTGCGGTTCCCGTTCACGACGGCGGTGGTGGAGTGCTACGCGGACGCGAAGTGA
- a CDS encoding HNH endonuclease, translated as MMRVLMRQAPQDARDAWGPSAVLGVLSVLAGVLPVLGSVPTAADATPDAPLMRLDAPQVDTVRQSPTRLVRKHNPGQRARAGWRETRLYLAERDGRRCFYCRSQFDGLKGATIDHYIPKSVWACNLPANLVLACQRCNTRKNNRLTWSMAAVLLAHADRWEVAA; from the coding sequence ATGATGCGCGTCCTGATGCGGCAGGCGCCGCAGGACGCTCGGGACGCGTGGGGGCCGTCCGCCGTCCTTGGCGTCCTCAGCGTCCTGGCGGGCGTCCTGCCCGTCCTCGGCAGCGTCCCGACCGCCGCAGATGCGACACCTGATGCGCCGTTGATGCGACTTGATGCGCCGCAGGTAGACACGGTGCGACAGTCGCCGACGCGTCTCGTGCGGAAGCACAATCCTGGCCAGCGGGCGCGGGCAGGATGGCGGGAGACACGCCTGTACCTCGCCGAGCGGGACGGCCGGCGCTGCTTCTACTGCCGCAGCCAGTTTGACGGTCTCAAGGGCGCCACCATCGACCACTACATCCCGAAGAGCGTGTGGGCGTGCAACCTGCCCGCGAACCTCGTGCTGGCGTGCCAGCGCTGCAACACCCGCAAGAACAACCGGCTGACGTGGTCCATGGCCGCGGTCCTGCTCGCGCACGCCGACCGGTGGGA
- a CDS encoding DUF6907 domain-containing protein: MSAARTATVQTTDQGPVTLTEPSWCVGHADHRPVHREDIVHRGPDAVLAFRGRYITEAARVQQPFAPVPADRTPRVSVSTVGLALDGVGLYELAAALDAYADQLRGLADALAEGGTDR; this comes from the coding sequence GTGAGCGCCGCACGCACCGCGACGGTGCAGACCACCGACCAGGGGCCCGTGACCCTCACGGAGCCGTCCTGGTGCGTCGGCCACGCCGACCACCGGCCCGTTCACCGCGAGGACATCGTGCACCGCGGCCCTGACGCCGTCCTGGCGTTCCGCGGCCGGTACATCACTGAGGCGGCCAGGGTGCAGCAGCCGTTCGCCCCGGTGCCGGCCGACCGCACTCCGCGCGTCTCGGTGTCCACCGTCGGTCTCGCCTTGGACGGCGTGGGCCTGTACGAGCTGGCCGCCGCCCTGGACGCCTACGCCGACCAGTTGCGCGGCCTCGCCGACGCCCTCGCCGAGGGAGGTACGGACCGATGA
- a CDS encoding DUF6907 domain-containing protein, with translation MRNTVQSALSEAQTTPVYSHTMGWYAAEPIETATQDIDADDPTDAPFLAAQLVAQPWEGQAFGFFPRIWVSYGASIGELRPDQARELARDMHAFADRLASLGDIADALASDGGQDR, from the coding sequence ATGCGCAACACCGTACAGTCCGCGCTCTCTGAGGCGCAGACAACGCCTGTCTACAGCCACACCATGGGCTGGTACGCCGCCGAACCGATCGAGACGGCTACGCAGGACATCGACGCCGATGACCCCACCGACGCGCCGTTCCTCGCCGCCCAGCTCGTCGCGCAGCCCTGGGAGGGGCAGGCGTTCGGCTTCTTCCCCCGCATCTGGGTCAGCTACGGCGCGTCCATCGGAGAGCTGCGGCCGGACCAGGCCCGGGAGCTCGCGCGGGACATGCACGCCTTCGCCGACCGTCTGGCCTCGCTGGGCGACATCGCCGACGCGCTGGCCTCGGACGGAGGCCAGGACCGATGA
- a CDS encoding Clp protease N-terminal domain-containing protein, protein MTTNPSITSSVRLDELITAIKKVHPEPLEQLQDAVIAGEHLGEVADHLIGHFVDQARRSGASWTDIGKSMGVTRQAAQKRFVTKESADLDAGQGFSRYTPRARNVVMTAHNAAKTAGNAEGLPEHLVLGLVTERESLSAKAIAAQGVTLDAIHEAATAALPPAAAEVPELVPYGPAAKKVLELTFREALRLGHNYIGTEHILLALLEHEHGEGVLSGLGLDKEATERYVVDAVAEFIHLTEKAEKAGASGEGGAAGEAAGEA, encoded by the coding sequence ATGACGACGAACCCGAGCATCACGTCATCCGTACGCCTCGACGAACTCATCACCGCGATCAAGAAGGTGCATCCGGAGCCGTTGGAACAGCTCCAGGACGCCGTCATCGCCGGCGAGCACCTCGGCGAGGTGGCCGACCACCTCATCGGCCACTTCGTGGACCAGGCCCGACGTTCGGGCGCGTCCTGGACCGACATCGGCAAGAGCATGGGGGTCACCCGCCAGGCGGCGCAGAAGCGCTTCGTGACCAAGGAATCGGCCGACCTGGACGCCGGCCAGGGCTTCAGCCGCTACACGCCCCGCGCGCGCAACGTCGTGATGACCGCCCACAACGCGGCCAAGACCGCCGGCAACGCCGAGGGCCTGCCCGAACACCTCGTCCTCGGCCTGGTCACCGAGCGCGAGAGCCTCTCCGCCAAGGCGATCGCCGCGCAGGGCGTGACCCTGGACGCGATCCACGAGGCGGCGACCGCGGCGCTCCCGCCGGCCGCCGCGGAGGTCCCGGAGCTGGTGCCCTACGGCCCCGCGGCCAAGAAGGTCCTCGAACTCACCTTCCGCGAGGCCCTGCGCCTCGGCCACAACTACATCGGCACGGAGCACATCCTGCTCGCCCTGCTGGAGCACGAGCACGGCGAGGGCGTGCTGAGCGGGCTCGGGCTCGACAAGGAGGCGACCGAGCGGTACGTCGTCGACGCGGTGGCGGAGTTCATCCACCTCACCGAGAAGGCCGAGAAGGCGGGGGCGAGCGGGGAAGGCGGGGCGGCCGGAGAGGCTGCCGGAGAGGCCTGA
- a CDS encoding LysR family transcriptional regulator, whose translation MDLLSLRYFQSVARHQHISRAAEELRVAQPSVSRTIIRLESELGTPLFDRRGRRIRLNEHGAAFLVRVERALAELEDARREVADAGRGGPGRVAVAAETLLQLAGVLSAFRELRPGVGVRLFQAPVDSMRRHLRSGEVDFALASQPLTGPEVCSAELAREEVLLAVPVGHRLAGRERVAVAELADEDFVSTRPGHWQRALLERLFAREGLAPRVVCEGDEAAATPELVGAGVGIGLMPAVARRVLGEDCPVGWLRLDAPDCHRTLTLVWRRDAYLSPAALDFRRLAGERLMPDAS comes from the coding sequence ATGGATCTGCTGTCTCTTCGCTACTTCCAGTCCGTCGCACGTCACCAGCACATCAGCCGGGCCGCGGAGGAACTGCGGGTGGCCCAGCCGTCGGTGAGCCGGACCATCATCCGGCTGGAGTCGGAACTCGGCACTCCGCTCTTCGACCGCAGGGGCCGCCGCATTCGTCTCAACGAGCACGGTGCCGCCTTCCTGGTCCGGGTCGAGCGGGCGCTGGCGGAGCTCGAGGACGCCCGGCGGGAGGTGGCCGACGCCGGTCGCGGCGGTCCCGGCCGGGTCGCGGTCGCCGCCGAGACCCTGCTCCAGCTGGCCGGGGTGCTGTCCGCGTTCCGCGAGCTCCGGCCGGGAGTGGGGGTGCGTCTCTTCCAGGCCCCGGTGGATTCGATGCGGCGGCATCTGCGTTCGGGCGAGGTGGACTTCGCCCTCGCCTCCCAGCCGCTGACCGGCCCCGAGGTGTGCTCTGCCGAACTGGCCCGCGAGGAGGTACTGCTGGCCGTACCGGTCGGGCATCGACTGGCCGGCCGGGAGCGGGTCGCGGTGGCCGAGCTGGCCGACGAGGACTTCGTCAGCACCCGCCCCGGCCACTGGCAACGGGCCCTGCTGGAGCGGCTCTTCGCCCGTGAGGGGCTGGCACCGCGCGTGGTCTGCGAAGGCGACGAGGCGGCGGCCACTCCCGAACTCGTCGGGGCCGGTGTGGGCATCGGCCTGATGCCGGCCGTCGCACGCCGCGTCCTCGGCGAGGACTGCCCGGTCGGCTGGCTGCGGCTGGACGCCCCGGACTGCCACCGGACGCTGACCCTGGTGTGGCGCCGGGACGCCTATCTCTCCCCCGCAGCCCTGGACTTCCGCCGGCTGGCCGGGGAACGGCTCATGCCCGACGCGTCATGA